Proteins encoded together in one Campylobacter concisus window:
- a CDS encoding 50S ribosomal protein L25/general stress protein Ctc: MLEGIVRESIGKKSAKALRRDGYLIANIYGKGLENVAAAFKVNDFIKEARKKESLAFDVKVGGKVYNVVIVDYQRDVVTSDLKHVDLKVALPGVLSKYMIPVKPVGTPIGLKNKGVLIQSKRRLCVKCTAENLPNSFDIDVSKLDIDDTILVRDITAPKGVTIIDADRVAVLGVIKAK; this comes from the coding sequence ATGTTAGAAGGAATCGTTAGAGAGAGTATCGGTAAGAAGTCTGCGAAGGCTTTGAGAAGAGATGGTTATCTAATCGCCAACATTTATGGCAAGGGATTAGAGAATGTTGCAGCTGCTTTTAAAGTCAATGACTTTATAAAAGAGGCACGCAAAAAAGAGAGCCTTGCTTTTGATGTAAAAGTAGGCGGAAAAGTTTATAATGTCGTTATTGTTGATTACCAAAGAGATGTTGTTACAAGCGATCTTAAACACGTAGATCTAAAAGTAGCACTTCCAGGCGTTTTATCAAAATATATGATCCCAGTTAAGCCAGTTGGAACACCTATTGGTCTTAAAAACAAGGGTGTTTTGATCCAGTCAAAAAGACGTCTTTGCGTAAAATGCACGGCTGAAAATTTACCAAATTCATTTGACATTGATGTAAGCAAACTTGACATTGATGATACGATTTTGGTTCGTGATATCACAGCTCCTAAAGGCGTTACTATCATTGACGCTGACCGTGTTGCGGTACTTGGAGTTATTAAAGCTAAATAA
- the pth gene encoding aminoacyl-tRNA hydrolase translates to MTLIAGLGNPGSKYENTRHNIGFMLIDLLKDSNFKDVSSAKFQGEVFKFNDIILLKPTTFMNLSGQSVKAVKDFYKPDRIIVIHDDLDLSFGAVKFKKGGSSGGHNGIKSIDNLIGNDYERVRVGIGHDGDAKNFVLGEFSDEEKKALDEILAYTKNAVCELLKSDINEISQKFTVKKGLIK, encoded by the coding sequence GTGACACTAATAGCGGGGCTGGGAAATCCTGGCTCCAAATACGAAAACACTAGACACAACATAGGCTTTATGCTTATAGATCTCCTAAAAGACTCAAATTTCAAAGATGTTAGCTCAGCCAAATTTCAAGGCGAAGTTTTTAAATTTAACGATATTATCTTGCTAAAACCAACGACCTTTATGAACCTCTCAGGTCAAAGTGTAAAGGCAGTAAAAGACTTTTATAAACCAGATAGGATAATCGTCATCCACGACGATCTTGACCTTAGTTTTGGCGCTGTTAAATTTAAAAAAGGCGGCAGTAGTGGCGGACATAACGGCATAAAATCGATTGATAATCTAATAGGCAACGACTACGAAAGAGTGCGCGTTGGTATCGGACATGATGGCGATGCTAAAAATTTCGTCCTTGGCGAGTTTAGCGACGAGGAGAAAAAGGCTTTAGATGAAATTTTAGCCTATACAAAAAATGCGGTTTGCGAGCTACTAAAGAGCGACATCAACGAAATTTCACAAAAATTTACGGTAAAAAAAGGTCTTATCAAATGA